The Impatiens glandulifera chromosome 3, dImpGla2.1, whole genome shotgun sequence genome contains a region encoding:
- the LOC124932727 gene encoding ethylene-responsive transcription factor ERF106-like, whose amino-acid sequence MAATSTKDEFTTLELIREHLLGDFSGHTDSFISALVYAAFPDEEVGSPISKPATINRFPIAEIKPEFLNLKYSPVGVAVAGVGTGVVSSAAAAAAAATTKRRYRGVRRRPWGTFAAEIRDPTRKGCRVWLGTYDTDVEAARAYDFAAFKMRGRKAILNFPLDAGISQPPSQSGRKRRRIMADDITAKFFRTKMMESVNAAPSTPSMAMCRR is encoded by the coding sequence atggCAGCAACGTCGACAAAAGACGAGTTTACTACTCTAGAGCTGATACGCGAACATCTCCTCGGAGACTTCTCCGGCCACACCGATTCCTTCATCTCCGCCCTGGTCTACGCCGCCTTCCCCGACGAAGAAGTCGGGTCACCCATTTCTAAACCGGCTACAATTAACCGTTTTCCCATTGCAGAAATAAAACCCGAATTCCTTAACCTCAAGTACTCCCCCGTTGGCGTTGCCGTTGCCGGCGTTGGTACGGGAGTGGTCTcctctgctgctgctgctgctgctgctgctactACTAAGAGGCGATACAGAGGAGTGAGGCGGCGGCCGTGGGGGACTTTTGCAGCCGAGATTAGGGATCCGACCCGGAAAGGGTGTCGGGTTTGGTTAGGAACTTATGATACTGACGTGGAGGCAGCTAGGGCTTATGATTTTGCGGCGTTTAAGATGAGGGGAAGAAAGGCCATACTTAACTTTCCGTTAGATGCCGGAATTTCACAGCCGCCGTCGCAGTCCGGACGGAAGAGGCGAAGGATTATGGCAGATGACATTACTGCCAAATTCTTTAGAACCAAGATGATGGAATCAGTTAACGCCGCTCCATCCACGCCGTCAATGGCAATGTGTCGCCGTTAA